One region of Eupeodes corollae chromosome 1, idEupCoro1.1, whole genome shotgun sequence genomic DNA includes:
- the LOC129942017 gene encoding uncharacterized protein LOC129942017: protein MEWISFLSVFLGIISLSSCSLSGPYLMWGHEKLNDLKLPALVEADEQSLSTLFTEAKAVVVFIRNNTNRLDGENYPKFRQLVNENAWTYLPQHTLAVEPFNYNTNVEVINLVGQTSQQDTEIVALFKDSVTIYGEGEVLGILAYREEEVHYMYKREANEETTTQIAPTEEPTETNFIYQAPGKAILYTTTAPLLNMDINGQIHSLALMEHDKEITFDDRNDWSRLNIGFKVNNTRLRLRFNFTLSSYHYWSLTAVEVEYKDIRNSLPLIGDEPVAPLEFSYRCSSKPLIFRSEQDNLTISDYQIQPWLNGRDKFSDAYHCVGFVTVPILSGLFVSAILIGLLFLGILAIMDIKTPNKFETSRSKQLTFTVQE from the exons atggagtGGATAAGCTTTTTAAGTGTATTTTTGGGGATTATTAGTCTCTCTAGCTGTAGCCTAAGTGGTCCCTATCTTATGTGGGGTCATGAGAAGCTGAACGACTTAAAATTACCAGCTCTAGTTGAGGCAGATGAACAAAGCCTTTCGACACTTTTCACCGAAGCCAAAGCTGTCGTGGTTTTCATTCGAAACAATACAAATCGCTTGGACGGCGAAAACTATCCAAAGTTTCGACAATTAGTAAACGAAAATGCTTGGACTTATTTGCCCCAACATACTCTGGCTGTGGAACCCTTTAACTACAATACAAATGTTGAG gtgaTAAATCTTGTGGGACAAACTTCTCAGCAAGATACAGAAATTGTAGCCCTTTTCAAGGACTCAGTGACTATCTATGGCGAGGGTGAGGTTTTGGGAATATTGGCCTATCGTGAGGAAGAAGTTCACTATATGTACAAGCGAGAAGCCAATGAGGAGACTACAACTCAAATAGCCCCAACTGAAGAACCAACTGAgaccaattttatttatcaagCACCag gaAAAGCCATTTTGTATACAACAACTGCTCCCTTATTAAACATGGACATCAATGGTCAAATTCATTCACTTGCTTTGATGGAACATGACAAGGAAATCACTTTTGACGACCGAAATGATTGGAGCCGATTAAACATTGGATTCAAAGTGAACAATACTCGA CTCCGATTACGTTTCAATTTCACTCTTTCCTCTTACCATTATTGGTCTCTAACTGCTGTTGAAGTTGAATACAAGGATATTCGTAATAGTTTGCCATTGATTGGAGATGAACCCGTGGCACCACTAGAATTCTCATACCGGTGTTCCTCGAAACCTCTAATTTTCCGAAGTGAACAAGACAATTTAACAATATCCGATTATCAA aTTCAACCTTGGTTAAACGGTCGTGATAAGTTTAGTGATGCATATCATTGCGTTGGATTTGTAACAGTACCTATTTTATCAGGATTATTTGTGAGTGCCATATTAATTGGTCTACTATTTCTTGGGATTCTGGCTATAATGGATATTAAAACaccaaataagtttgaaacatCACGTAgtaagcaattgacatttacagttcaagaataa